The following are encoded in a window of Citrobacter freundii genomic DNA:
- the ybeY gene encoding rRNA maturation RNase YbeY, translated as MSQVILDLQLACEDNTGLPDERQFQAWLDAVIPQFQEESEVTIRLVDDAESHELNLTYRGKDKSTNVLSFPFEAPPGIELPLLGDLVICRQVVEKEAQEQGKPLEAHWAHMVIHGSLHLLGYDHIEDDEAEEMESLETEIMLALGYEDPYIAEKE; from the coding sequence ATGAGTCAGGTTATTCTCGATTTACAGCTGGCATGTGAAGATAACACCGGTTTACCGGATGAGCGCCAGTTTCAGGCATGGCTGGATGCGGTGATCCCGCAGTTTCAGGAAGAGTCAGAGGTCACCATTCGCCTGGTCGATGACGCTGAAAGCCACGAACTGAATCTGACCTATCGCGGGAAAGACAAGTCAACCAATGTGCTGTCCTTCCCGTTTGAGGCCCCACCGGGCATCGAACTGCCGCTGCTGGGCGATCTGGTCATCTGTCGTCAGGTGGTCGAAAAAGAAGCGCAGGAGCAAGGTAAGCCTCTTGAAGCCCACTGGGCACACATGGTTATACACGGTAGCCTGCATCTCTTAGGCTACGACCATATCGAAGACGACGAAGCGGAAGAAATGGAATCCCTCGAAACAGAGATTATGCTTGCTCTGGGCTATGAGGATCCGTACATTGCCGAGAAGGAATAA
- a CDS encoding PhoH family protein, which translates to MNIDTREITLEPADNARLLSLCGPFDDNIKQLERRLGIEINRRDNHFKLTGRPICVTAAADILHSLYVDTAPMRGKTQDIEPEQIHLAIKEARVLEQSADSVPEFGKAVNIKTKRGVIKPRTPNQAQYIANILDHDITFGVGPAGTGKTYLAVAAAVDALERQEIRRILLTRPAVEAGEKLGFLPGDLSQKVDPYLRPLYDALFEMLGFEKVEKLIERNVIEVAPLAYMRGRTLNDAFIILDESQNTTIEQMKMFLTRIGFNSKAVITGDITQIDLPRSTKSGLRHAIEVLAEVDEISFNFFHSEDVVRHPVVARIVTAYEAWEEAEQKRKAEQAAERKREAQEQEQK; encoded by the coding sequence TTGAACATAGACACTCGCGAAATTACCCTTGAGCCCGCAGACAATGCCCGTCTGTTGAGCCTGTGCGGTCCTTTTGATGACAACATCAAACAGCTGGAACGTCGCCTTGGTATCGAAATTAACCGCCGCGACAACCACTTTAAGCTGACCGGTCGCCCGATTTGCGTTACCGCTGCGGCAGATATTTTACACAGCCTGTACGTCGATACCGCGCCAATGCGCGGCAAGACGCAGGACATCGAGCCGGAACAAATTCACCTGGCAATCAAAGAAGCGCGTGTCCTTGAGCAGAGCGCAGACAGCGTGCCGGAGTTTGGCAAAGCGGTGAATATCAAAACCAAGCGTGGCGTGATCAAACCGCGTACGCCGAATCAGGCGCAGTACATCGCCAATATTCTCGACCACGACATCACCTTCGGCGTCGGTCCTGCAGGGACGGGTAAAACCTACCTGGCGGTAGCCGCCGCGGTCGATGCGCTCGAGCGTCAGGAAATTCGCCGTATTCTGCTGACCCGTCCGGCGGTTGAAGCCGGTGAAAAACTGGGCTTCCTGCCGGGAGATCTCAGCCAGAAAGTCGATCCTTATTTACGTCCGCTGTATGATGCGCTGTTCGAAATGCTCGGCTTTGAGAAGGTGGAGAAGCTTATCGAGCGTAACGTCATTGAAGTTGCCCCGCTGGCTTATATGCGCGGTCGTACGCTGAACGATGCGTTCATTATCCTTGATGAGAGCCAGAACACGACTATCGAACAGATGAAAATGTTCCTGACCCGTATTGGCTTCAACTCCAAAGCGGTGATCACCGGCGACATTACCCAAATTGACCTGCCGCGCAGCACCAAATCCGGTCTGCGTCATGCCATCGAAGTGTTGGCTGAGGTCGATGAGATTAGCTTTAATTTCTTCCATAGCGAAGACGTGGTACGCCACCCGGTGGTTGCCCGTATCGTGACGGCGTATGAAGCCTGGGAAGAAGCAGAACAAAAACGTAAAGCCGAACAGGCAGCGGAACGCAAGCGTGAAGCCCAGGAACAGGAACAAAAATGA